The following coding sequences are from one Verrucomicrobiota bacterium window:
- the nusA gene encoding transcription termination factor NusA, producing MSQEFLSILEYMEKEKGIDRNEMISAIESALLSAARKSFAQAKDLRVEIDHKTGNIRAFAQFRVVEKVRDSGSEVALIKARALKVTAQPGDDLEMEIPPKEFGRIAAQVFKQTINQNIRSIEKTMIFDEFKDRVGDIITGTVRRFERQNVIIDLGKFEAVMPSNERVPTEDYTPGERIRGLVLSVDSAPRGPEIVVTRSHPQFVRKLFELEVSELHDHTVEIKALAREPGYRTKLAVWSKDEKIDPVGACVGLRGARVKNIVRELNNEKIDLFRWSDNIRELVLEALKPAKLKKLEVDEENKRVTVIVDDENLSLAIGRRGQNARLTAKLTGWNIDIQKEEIEVEGFEQKLAKAAENLAKHLKIEKEMAETVIKAGFGSIEGICEVSLEDLKEGLPDINEEKLEAIKDNAHKALHAMR from the coding sequence ATGAGCCAGGAGTTTTTATCAATCCTCGAGTACATGGAGAAGGAAAAGGGCATAGACCGGAATGAAATGATCAGCGCTATCGAGTCCGCCCTGCTTTCTGCTGCGCGCAAAAGTTTCGCCCAAGCCAAAGACCTTCGCGTTGAAATTGATCACAAAACAGGCAATATTAGAGCATTTGCCCAGTTTCGTGTAGTAGAAAAGGTTCGCGACTCCGGATCAGAGGTGGCGTTGATTAAAGCAAGAGCACTAAAAGTAACAGCTCAGCCCGGTGATGACTTGGAAATGGAAATTCCTCCAAAAGAATTTGGCCGCATTGCAGCTCAGGTTTTCAAACAAACTATTAATCAAAACATTCGCTCTATAGAGAAAACAATGATCTTTGATGAATTTAAAGATCGAGTTGGTGATATTATTACAGGCACTGTCAGACGCTTTGAGCGTCAGAATGTCATTATTGACTTAGGTAAATTTGAAGCTGTCATGCCTTCAAATGAGCGAGTGCCTACTGAGGACTATACCCCTGGGGAACGAATTAGAGGCCTTGTTCTTTCTGTTGATAGTGCCCCTCGTGGCCCTGAAATTGTTGTGACTCGCAGCCACCCGCAATTTGTCCGCAAGTTATTCGAGTTAGAAGTCAGCGAGCTACATGATCATACTGTTGAGATTAAAGCACTGGCCAGGGAACCAGGTTACCGCACCAAGCTAGCTGTCTGGTCGAAAGATGAAAAAATAGATCCAGTGGGAGCGTGTGTTGGACTGAGAGGAGCTAGAGTTAAGAATATTGTCCGTGAACTAAACAATGAAAAGATCGACTTATTTCGCTGGTCAGACAATATCCGTGAGCTGGTCCTTGAGGCTCTTAAACCTGCCAAGCTTAAAAAGCTTGAGGTGGATGAAGAAAATAAGCGAGTGACAGTTATAGTAGACGACGAAAACCTTTCACTAGCCATTGGCCGCAGGGGTCAAAATGCTCGCCTTACTGCAAAACTAACTGGCTGGAATATTGACATCCAAAAAGAAGAAATTGAAGTCGAAGGCTTTGAACAGAAATTAGCTAAAGCTGCTGAAAATCTCGCCAAACATCTCAAGATCGAGAAAGAAATGGCAGAAACTGTCATTAAAGCAGGCTTTGGAAGTATAGAGGGTATTTGTGAAGTCTCTCTAGAAGACCTGAAAGAAGGCCTTCCTGATATAAATGAGGAAAAATTAGAAGCCATTAAAGATAACGCGCACAAAGCACTGCATGCTATGCGTTAA